The genomic stretch TACTAAGAAACTTCTATTTTAGTTTCTTATAGGATATATTACTTGTTTTATTTTAAATTGTCAATAAATTATTGATAGATTCCAATATATGTTCATAATGCAAGAATTTAAAATAATAATAGAATTAACTTTTGTAAAGTTGTAATTGACAGATAAAAAAATATATGTTAATCTAAAAATATATGTGCACTCATAGCTCAATTGGATAGAGCATCTGACTTCGGATCAGAGGGTTGTGGGTTCAAGTCCTACTGGGTGTGCCATTTTTATTTAAAAATTAATTGACATAGAAAAAATTATATGATATTCTAATTAAGTATTATTATGCATCTGTGGCTCAATTGGATAGAGCATCTGACTACGGATCAGAGGGTTGTGGGTTCGACTCCTGCCAGGTGCGCCAGATAAAATGCCTGAGTGGTGGAATTGGTAGACGCACCAGACTCAAAATCTGGAATTCTTCGGAGTGTGCGGGTTCAAGTCCCGCCTCAGGCACCATATATTAATTTGATAAGACTATTTGTTATATAGTCTTTTTTGTTTTTCAAAAAATTTATAAAAACTTGCCAATTTACAAAAACTATAATATAATCATACCAAGGAGATTTATGTAAAAGAAGCGCCAGAACTCTTTTTAGAGTTGACGAGGATTGGAATTATCGAAGTTTTCGGCGGATGTTCCAAAGGTGGTTACAACCATTATCAACAAAAACACAGAGTAATTTGTGTAACAAAGAGATAATAGTAACAGTCTCCTATTTTTGTGATGAAAAATTTATAGGAGGTTTTTTTATGTGTGGAATAATTGGATATTCTGGGAGTAATACAAATGCAGTAGAGGTTCTATTAGAAGGGCTTGAAAAGGTTGAATATAGAGGTTATGACTCAGCTGGTATTGCATTTGTAACTGATAGTGGAATTCAAATTGAAAAGAAAGAAGGAAAATTAGAAAATTTAAAAAATCATATGAAAAATTTTGAAATTCTTTCTTGTACAGGTATAGGGCATACTAGATGGGCAACTCATGGAGTACCAACTGATAGAAATGCTCATCCTCATTATAGTGAAAGTAGAGATGTTGCACTTATACATAATGGAATTATTGAAAACTATGTAGAAATAAAAAAAGAATTATTAGAACAAGGTGTAAAGTTTAGTTCAGATACAGATTCAGAAGTAGTTGCTCAACTATTTTCAAAATTATATGATGGAGATCTATATTCAACTCTAAAAAAAGTTTTAAAAAGAATAAGAGGAACTTATGCCTTTGCTATAATTCACAAAGACTTCCCTGATAGAATGATTTGTTGTAGAAGCCATAGTCCTTTAATTGTTGGACTTGGAGAACATCAAAATTTTATTGCTTCTGATGTTTCAGCAATTTTAAAATACACAAGAGATATTATTTATCTTGAAGATGGAGATGTTGTTTTAGTAACAAAAGATAATGTTACTGTCTATGATAAAGATGAAAAAGAGGTAAAAAGAGAAGTAAAAAAAGTTGAATGGAATTTTGAACAAGCTTCAAAAGGTGGATATGCTCACTTTATGATAAAGGAAATTGAAGAACAACCTGAAATAATTGAAAAAACTTTAAATGTATATACAGACAAAGAGAAGAATGTAAAATTTGATGAGCAATTAGAAGGAATAAATTTCCATGATATAGACAGAATATATATAGTAGCTTGTGGAACTGCTTATTATGCAGGTTTACAAGGACAATATTTTATGAAAAAATTATTGGGTATAGATGTATTTACAGATATAGCTTCTGAATTTAGATATAATGACCCTGTAATAACAAATAAAACATTGGCTATTTTTGTAAGTCAATCTGGAGAAACTATTGATACTTTAATGTCAATGAAGTATGCAAAAGAAAAGGGAGCAAGAACTCTTGCTATATCTAATGTTTTAGGTTCTACAATAACAAGAGAAGCAGATAATGTTATCTATACTCTTGCAGGACCTGAAATATCAGTTGCATCAACTAAAGCATACAGCTCACAAGTTTTAGTTATGTATCTATTATCATTATATATAGGAGCTAAACTTGGAAAAATTGAAGAAAAAGATTATCAAAAATATATTTCTGACATTAGTTTATTAAAAGAAAATGTATTCAAATTAATCAGTGAAAAAGAAAAAATTCATGATATTGCTAAAAAAATAAAAGATATTAAAAATGGTTTCTATCTTGGAAGAGGAATAGATGAAAAAGTTGCTAGAGAAGGTAGCTTAAAGATGAAAGAAATCAACTATATTCATACTGAGGCTTTACCTGCTGGAGAATTAAAGCATGGAAGCATTGCACTTATAGAAAAAGGAGTTTTGGTTGTTGCTATTTCTACTAATTTAGAAATGGATGAAAAAGTTGTATCAAACATAAAAGAAGTGAAGGCAAGAGGAGCTTATGTTGTTGGAGCTTGCAAAGAAGGAAGCTTAGTTCCAGAAGTTGTAGATGATGTAATTCAAGTTAAAGATAGTGGAGAGTTGTTAACACCAGTTCTTACAGTTGTAGGCTTACAATATTTGGCATATTATACTTCTTTAGAAAAAGGTTTTGATGTTGATAAACCAAGAAATCTTGCAAAATCTGTAACAGTGGAATAAAAGAAGGCTTATAAAATTGGAGGGTATTTAGAATGGAAATCAATAAGAGAATTGAAGAAGCTAGAAAAGTTATGAAAAAATATAAGGTTGATGCCTATATTGTAACAAGTTCAGACTATCATCAAAGTGAATATATTGATGATTATTTTAAGGGTAGAGAATATTTATCAGGTTTCACAGGCTCAGCTGGAATATTAGTTATATTCAAAGATGAAGCTTGCTTATGGACAGATGGAAGATACCATATTCAAGCAGAAAAACAACTAAAAGGTAGTGAAGTAAAATTATTTAAGCAAGGTAATCTTGGAGTTACTACCTATAAAGAATATATAAGTTCTAAATTAGCAGAAAATTCTAAAATTGGTATTGATGCAAAAATTCTTCTATCTTCTGATGTGAATGAAATTCTTTCAAATAAAAAATATAAGATAGTTGATTTTGATTTACTTGAAGAAGTTTGGGGTAAAAGAAAAAAATTACCTGATGAAAAAATATTTGTTTTAGAAGATAAATATACTGGAAAAACTTATAAAGAAAAAGTTAAAGAAATAAGAGCAGTTTTAAAAGAAAAAGGAGCAGACTATAATATTATTTCAAGTTTAGATGATATTGCTTGGATGTATAATTTTAGGGGTTGTGATGTAGTACATAATCCAGTAGCTTTATCATTTACAATAATTTCTGAAAAAAAATCTATCCTTTATATTAATGAAAAAAAATTGGATAAGAAAACTCAAAAATATTTTAAAGATAATAAGGTTGAAATTAAAGAATATTTTGAGTTTTTTGAAGATATAAAAAAATTAAAAGGAAATATCTTAGTTGATTTTAACAAAATTAGTTATGCAATTTATGAAGCTATTGGTAAAAATACTTTAATTAATTCTATGAATCCAAGTACATATTTGAAGGCACATAAAAATAAGACGGAAATAGCTAATACAAAAGAAATCCATATTCAAGATGGAGTTGCCATAGTTAAATTTATGTATTGGTTAAAAAATAACTATAAGAAAGAAAATATTACAGAATTTTCAGCAGAACAAAAAATTAATTCTTTAAGAAAAGAGATAGAAGGATATTTAGATTTAAGTTTCCATACTATTTCTGCTTTTGGAAAAAATGCAGCTATGATGCATTATTCTGCACCTGAAAAAAAGTCAACTAAAATAGAAGATGGAGTATACTTACTTGATTCTGGTGGAACATATTTAAAAGGAACTACTGACATAACAAGAACTTTCTTTTTAGGAAAAGTAGGGAAACAAGAAAAAAATGATAATACTTTAGTTTTAAAAGGAATGTTAGCACTATCAAGAGCAAAATTTTTGTTTGGAGCAACTGGAACAAATCTAGATATATTAGCTAGACAATTTTTATGGAATGTTGGAATAGACTATAAATGTGGAACAGGACATGGAGTAGGACATATTTTAAATGTACATGAAGGACCTCATGGTATTAGATTTCAGTATAATCCTCAAAGATTGGAAGTTGGTATGATAGTTACTAATGAGCCAGGTACATATATTGAAGGTAGCCATGGAATAAGAATTGAAAATGAACTTTTAGTAAAAGAAGCATGTGAGACTGAACATGGAAAATTCTTAGAATTTGAGACTATAACTTATGCTCCTATTGACTTAGATGGAATTGTTAAAACTCTCTTAACAAAAGAAGAAAAACAACAATTAAATGAATATCATTTAGAAGTTTATAAAAAATTAAGTCCATATTTAAATAAAAAAGAAAAGGAATTTTTAAAAGAATATACTAAAAGCATTTAAAAAGTGAAGGAGAATAGAATGAGGCAAAATTATGAAACTTCAAAACTATATTATGGTTTTCCAGTAATTTTACTTGGATATAAGGATGCTAATTTTAAATATAATTTTACAACTAATAGTTCATCATACACACTTGGAGATATGATGGTTATAGGCTTTCATTCAAGAAGCAATGCAGCTAAACAAATTATGAATTTTAAAGAATTTACTGTAAATGTACCTGGTGAAGATTTAATGAATGAAATTGAAGTAGGAGGATTTTTTCATAAAGTAGATAAAATACCTTTAAGTAAATTAGAATATGAAATAGGA from Fusobacterium hwasookii encodes the following:
- the glmS gene encoding glutamine--fructose-6-phosphate transaminase (isomerizing): MCGIIGYSGSNTNAVEVLLEGLEKVEYRGYDSAGIAFVTDSGIQIEKKEGKLENLKNHMKNFEILSCTGIGHTRWATHGVPTDRNAHPHYSESRDVALIHNGIIENYVEIKKELLEQGVKFSSDTDSEVVAQLFSKLYDGDLYSTLKKVLKRIRGTYAFAIIHKDFPDRMICCRSHSPLIVGLGEHQNFIASDVSAILKYTRDIIYLEDGDVVLVTKDNVTVYDKDEKEVKREVKKVEWNFEQASKGGYAHFMIKEIEEQPEIIEKTLNVYTDKEKNVKFDEQLEGINFHDIDRIYIVACGTAYYAGLQGQYFMKKLLGIDVFTDIASEFRYNDPVITNKTLAIFVSQSGETIDTLMSMKYAKEKGARTLAISNVLGSTITREADNVIYTLAGPEISVASTKAYSSQVLVMYLLSLYIGAKLGKIEEKDYQKYISDISLLKENVFKLISEKEKIHDIAKKIKDIKNGFYLGRGIDEKVAREGSLKMKEINYIHTEALPAGELKHGSIALIEKGVLVVAISTNLEMDEKVVSNIKEVKARGAYVVGACKEGSLVPEVVDDVIQVKDSGELLTPVLTVVGLQYLAYYTSLEKGFDVDKPRNLAKSVTVE
- a CDS encoding aminopeptidase P family protein translates to MEINKRIEEARKVMKKYKVDAYIVTSSDYHQSEYIDDYFKGREYLSGFTGSAGILVIFKDEACLWTDGRYHIQAEKQLKGSEVKLFKQGNLGVTTYKEYISSKLAENSKIGIDAKILLSSDVNEILSNKKYKIVDFDLLEEVWGKRKKLPDEKIFVLEDKYTGKTYKEKVKEIRAVLKEKGADYNIISSLDDIAWMYNFRGCDVVHNPVALSFTIISEKKSILYINEKKLDKKTQKYFKDNKVEIKEYFEFFEDIKKLKGNILVDFNKISYAIYEAIGKNTLINSMNPSTYLKAHKNKTEIANTKEIHIQDGVAIVKFMYWLKNNYKKENITEFSAEQKINSLRKEIEGYLDLSFHTISAFGKNAAMMHYSAPEKKSTKIEDGVYLLDSGGTYLKGTTDITRTFFLGKVGKQEKNDNTLVLKGMLALSRAKFLFGATGTNLDILARQFLWNVGIDYKCGTGHGVGHILNVHEGPHGIRFQYNPQRLEVGMIVTNEPGTYIEGSHGIRIENELLVKEACETEHGKFLEFETITYAPIDLDGIVKTLLTKEEKQQLNEYHLEVYKKLSPYLNKKEKEFLKEYTKSI
- a CDS encoding flavin reductase, which translates into the protein MRQNYETSKLYYGFPVILLGYKDANFKYNFTTNSSSYTLGDMMVIGFHSRSNAAKQIMNFKEFTVNVPGEDLMNEIEVGGFFHKVDKIPLSKLEYEIGEFVDAPLFTACPISIECKVENIVMYGENANIIASIKKRIVNSNLLEDDKLNSDKLNPVIFLGDEHEKIYRYLRKLSDKAGKFYKSQFE